From a region of the Helianthus annuus cultivar XRQ/B chromosome 5, HanXRQr2.0-SUNRISE, whole genome shotgun sequence genome:
- the LOC110944110 gene encoding scarecrow-like protein 18, translating to MFGPSSHQHQQKNNKDLHVIRLPQPQPQPLPLPVPVPVPLPSIHLRQLLFTAAQLISGSDLSAAHRLISILSSNSSADGDSSERLVHSFTKALSHRLHHHHHHHHQHHPIFHKINPPKSFMMTPRCNIDIYSDQYDSVLQSSYLSLNQITPFIRFSQFTANQAILELIDHQQNIHIIDFDIIHGAQWPPLMQAIANNHPPPSLRLTATGTNLNILRQTGDRLSKFAHSLGLNFTFHPLLLPNTNNQTLIVDHLIHHLSAVLLLPTETLAVNFDLYLHRHLNNRNKLLLLLRKIKSMNPKVVTLSEKEAYHNNPIFLSRFTEAMNYYTAVFESLEATLPPNSRERIEVEQVWFGREIADIVAEEGDCRKERHERFRSWEVMMVSAGFRKVPLSGYALSQARLLLRLHYPCEGYNLEVVGDSFFLGWGDHSLFSVSSWH from the coding sequence ATGTTTGGTCCATCCTCTCATCAACAtcaacaaaaaaataataaagatttaCACGTAATACGTTTGCcgcaaccacaaccacaaccactaCCACTACCAGTACCAGTACCAGTACCACTACCGTCCATCCACCTCCGACAACTCCTCTTCACCGCCGCCCAACTGATCTCTGGGTCTGATCTCTCCGCCGCCCACCGCCTCATCTCCATCCTCTCGTCCAACTCATCCGCTGACGGCGATTCATCCGAAAGATTAGTCCACTCATTCACTAAAGCTCTCTCCCAccgcctccaccaccaccaccaccaccaccaccaacaccacccTATCTTCCATAAAATCAATCCACCAAAGAGTTTCATGATGACTCCACGCTGTAATATTGATATTTACAGTGATCAATATGATTCAGTTCTTCAATCATCTTATTTGTCCCTAAACCAAATAACTCCTTTCATCAGATTCAGTCAGTTCACTGCTAATCAAGCCATCTTAGAACTCATTGATCATCAACAAAACATTCACATAATTGATTTCGATATCATTCATGGAGCTCAATGGCCACCACTAATGCAAGCCATCGCCAACAACCATCCTCCACCATCTCTCCGCCTAACTGCCACCGGTACAAACCTAAACATCCTCCGGCAAACCGGTGACCGTCTCTCCAAATTCGCACATTCACTCGGACTCAACTTCACTTTCCACCCACTCTTACTCCCAAACACCAACAACCAAACCCTAATCGTTGACCACCTCATCCACCACCTCTCCGCCGTACTCCTCCTCCCTACCGAAACCCTAGCCGTTAATTTTGACCTTTATCTCCACCGTCATTTAAACAACCGCAACAAGCTCTTGTTACTGCTTAGAAAGATCAAATCCATGAACCCTAAAGTTGTTACATTATCTGAAAAAGAAGCATACCACAACAACCCTATATTTTTATCAAGGTTTACGGAAGCTATGAATTATTACACTGCAGTGTTCGAGTCGCTAGAAGCAACGCTGCCGCCGAACAGCCGGGAGAGAATTGAGGTGGAGCAAGTATGGTTCGGGAGAGAGATCGCAGACATAGTAGCGGAGGAGGGAGATTGCCGGAAAGAGAGACATGAAAGATTCAGATCATGGGAAGTGATGATGGTAAGTGCTGGTTTTCGTAAAGTTCCACTCAGTGGTTATGCTCTTTCACAGGCTAGATTGCTGTTGAGGCTTCATTATCCGTGTGAAGGTTATAATCTTGAGGTTGTTGGTGATTCTTTCTTCTTAGGTTGGGGGGATCACTCTCTTTTTTCTGTTTCTTCTTGGCATTGA